The sequence GCAACCGTccacaaccgcaaacgctagctgaaaccaacttttgaatttatgaagtTTAGAGCGGTTTAAAGcggtttgagtgattgttgcaaagcACCAACAACCaataccaaccgcaaaagctgcgtttgcagGTGGTAGCGGAgattttgcggttggtagcagggaaaccagtcataccctaagttctaaactctaaatttttatcaataaccccaaatttaaattaaaataaaaatattttaaatttatttttgctgATCTCTTTTTATATgccattttaattaaaaatatatttagttctatttaagattatttttataaaaaaaatattacttaatttaacatcaatatatataataaataatatcaggaatattttgttctttcttcaaatgtaaaaaaaaaactatacactTTCGATCATAACTTATCATTCTTGAGAGCATTTGGAATTGGACAAAGTTTCAAGTTCTTTTTGCAAAATAAAAGTTCCAGCTTGCCCTTAGTTTGAAGTTAGAACTTTTCATTTTACATTTGAAATACCAACAAATATTTTCATCAGAAATTtcctaaattatttttaaaaataaaatttattttaatataatattaaactaGTTAACTACTTTTTAACAAACGAAacttataatattatgtaataatattttaaagtcattttcattaaaaaaaatattttaagtcatttatataaaaaatatgataagaattaaattttgaaaaacgtttttaatAAGTTAGTTATATGAAAAGcgttttataaattttcaaaaaatctttaaacattttataagttgaaaacgttttaaaaaaatcaaaataatttataaattctaaaaaaaacatttcaaatttatatCCTAAATCGTTTAAAATTCCTTTTGAATTTTCAGTATTTTGTCAATGATTTCAAATGAAAAATTGTCCGTCAAAaatttctttaatatttttgacgaAATATTGATGAATAgcaaactattatattatattagaaATCAACGAATATTTTTTCGTTGAAAATTCGGTAAAACAATTTCccatgttttcttgtagtatATGAATCTGTCATTCTGTCAAGCTGGACGTGACGTGAGTTTTCATAAATTGGACTGGACAAGACTAATATTTGAGCCTCAGAAAATGGAACGAAAAATGCTTTTTGAAATTCCTAGAGGCTTTCCTTTTCAGTTGTTAAATATTTAGTATCTTTTTGAACCCAATCTTTCTATTTTCACAGATCACTTGTGTCATGTTTGGAAAGCTAAGAGTTAGACTAAATCTGACGTGTATATATGAAAGCTACGTACCGTTACttgttatatattatgattttttaaaaatgtaaatcgAGTTCTTAATATGGAAGTATCTTTTTACTAAAACTGAAACATTCCTTTTATGATAAGTTTATAACACACAAGAAAACAGGAAACATTGACATATAAGAAAGGAGAATATATACCCCTTACGtcaaatagatatatatatatatatatatatatataacagccTCTTGAATCACAAAGTTAACATCATATTCATCTCTTTTCATCTcttacaaagaaaacaaaaacatgaagtTCTTCGTTTCAGTTGTAATGTTTTTTCTCCTCTTAAACTGTTTCGCAGCCGCGCAAACTTTGATTCGAGATTCTTGCAAAACAGCTGCAGCAAAAGATCCTAAtctcaaatatgatttttgcGTCCAATCACTTGAACAAGATCCGCAAAGCAAAACTGCAACTAGTCTATCAGGATTAGTCCTAGCGTCAACGAATAACGCTGCGTCCAAAATAATTAACGTGAAAGGGATAGTTGAGATTATTCTCAAGAGCAAAAAGTATCAACCGGGTACTGAACCCGCGTTACGCACTTGCGTAGAACTTTATGACGATGCTAATGATTCTTTAAAAGAATCTTTGATGAACGTTAAATCCGATGATTACAGAAGTGCTAATGTGCATCTGAGTGCTGCTTTGGATGAACCGAACACTTGTGAGGATGGTTTCAAAGAGAAGCACGCGAAATCTCCCGTTACAAACGagaacaatattttgtttcagaAGATTTTGATTCCTTTAGCTTTTACAAATATGCTCTGATGAAATTACCATAAGTTCTTGTATTATGTAATATGGATTTTTATTTacctaataataaatttaagagCAGAAGAACATTATTTCACTGGAAATTTTTGCTACTAtttgaaacttaaaaaaaaaaaaacagtaaaaataatatctgtaaaaaaaaaaaaatttaatgagcAAACTCAACAAATCATGACTTATCCAAAGACCTTAAGGTTACTATTATTTCAATAGTATAACTAAAATAGCTTCGCACACATTTTATAGGTTTGAATTCTAATCCTATTTGTGTATAATTGGACATTTATTCTGAAAGTCTTTTACATGCGTTTTCCAGGGAGGAATATAAGTGTGTTAGCCTTGTGGTTAACTATACAATGAGTTGAAGAATAGTGTGAACTTCTTCTCGTGTTGAACTATGTCAAGTGGAGTGATACGTGGACACCAAGTAAGTCATTCGATAACAAACACCAAAACAAGACACAGTCACTCATAATTGTCCAAACTTAAAACACAAAAGACTTCATCAGTAGCCAACCAACAGTTCTCCCAAAATAAAACAAGACATGACAAGTAGAGGGATGAGACCGCGACTACTACTCTCTGTTGGTGTTGTTGCTGCCAGGAGGTGAAACACGCACCGTGAGAACACCAAACTCAGCATCCCAAGCGATGTCGTGGCTCAAAAGTGGAACTCCAGGAGCACAAACGCTAGAACGGGTGATGGCTCCCATGAAGATACGGCAACTATCATCGTGCTCATAGACCTCCTTGTTCTCACCATAGAACTTGACTTCATTCTCATTAGGAAGCACCAATATATCATCACTACAAACACCTGGCAAGTCGAATGAAACGCAAGAACCTCCTCCATCACCTCTTCGTCTCCTACTGGTTGAACGCTTACAACCTTTCACCACAAATGGATGGTCCTCAGCCGCTTTAAACATCTTAAACAAAGGTTCATCCGTATTGTAACTTCCAGATTTACCTATAAACAAACTATATAAGCATTTAATGGataatgcaaaaaaaaaggtGTGATCTTTATTTGAGTGGCTTCGAACCTGTGTTGGGAGGAAGAAAGTGAGTACACTTGTTGTCATGGTCTTTGACTTTGACCCTTGACACAATCATCCTCAACACTCCATCTTTCATCTTCGCATCCACCCCTGTTATCTCGCAGCAGTCACACCCTAGCTAAACCGGCGGTTCCAGCTTACTCACGGGCGTTTTTCTTGTCGTCTCCGTCGCTGAGAGTCTCTTCACCGGAGAAAAAGACAACCTTTTGCCTCACGGAGTCGACTCTGTGGCGGACACCGTCGTCTGGAACACCGGGCAAGTCGACGCGGACGTAAAGGTTGTCGTTTTGGAGGATCTTGATCTCCATGAAACCCTTTGGACCGTATCTCTGGTACAGGTTGTTGGTCGCGTGTATGCCTGACATTTGGCAGGCTagaagcaagaaaaaaaaatttgaaccaGATCTGCTATACCCATGACTCGAACCCAGGACACCCAACAAGTGAAACTCATATAATAGCATCTTTAACCATCTCTGCTACCTAATCTTTATGAGAATTGGCCCCCAAACTTCTTTTATACCGATCGGCCCTCAAGCAAATGTTTGATGGGCTTGTATCCAGGCCCGGCCCTGCCTCCCTGTGTTCGGTTATAACATAAACAGAAAACTCATAATTAAAGGAGAAAACTTTATTGTGTGTTTGCACCAAGTAAAGGTAAGGGAGAGTTAatggaagagaaagagagagagacctggGATGAATGGAACTCGAGACATGTCAAGTAATCTTGCCTCAGCcatctcctcctcttcttcttcttcttcttcttcttctctctctctgtgatCTCGTCTGGGTCTTGGCTTGCTTATGTCGCTTACCCTTTGTGTAAAAGTTTTTATCTATGGTAAAACAGTCATGACCTCTCATTTTTTCtactctccctctctctctctctctctttagttTCACATAACGACAAAGAGTCTATGAGGAAGTGATTAAAGATGTAACGGAACAGAATCGAATAAGAACAGGCCCATTTATATTCTACAGGCCCATTAAAATAGTCGAACACTTTCGTATTCTCCTCACCTgttcgtcgtcgtcgtcgtcttcctCCTCATTTCTGATTCCTTCCGTTAGCGAGATCTCGTCGAATTCAACCTCAAAATCTCCGGGGACCAGCTCTTCTCTTCGATCCGTGCATAAGAATCACTCGGATCGAAGATGCCGGTGGCAGCTTCCGCCATCTACTTTCTAAATCTCCGTGGCGATGTACTCATCAATCGCACTTACCGAGACGACGTCGGGTAAGCGAGCTTCTCCTTTGATTTCGACGAATCTTCGAGCTGTTCTCTGAATTTGATTTGATCGTTAGGGGAAACATGGTGGATGCATTTAGAACGCATATAATGCAAaccaaggagctagggaactgTCCCGTGCGTCAGATTGGTGGCTGCTCCTTCGTCTACATGCGAATTAGTAATGTCTACATTGTGATTGTTGTTAGTAGCAACGCTAATGTAGCTTGTGGATTCAAATTCGTTGTTGaggtaaaaaaaattgattctaGTCTGTGTTCAAGAGATTAAAGATTGTTGACTGCTTTTGATATCGCGTTTAGGCTGTTGCTTTGTTCAAATCGTACTTTGGTGGAGCTTTTGACGAAGACGCTATTAAGAATAACTTTGTTCTCATTTATGAATTGTTAGACGGTAAGTAAGTAAGCATGATAGTGTCATGATCaaatttgctttctttaacTAGTAACTACTGTTATGTTTTGTGGCTATAACCATTTTTGTATGGATTTTGCAGAGATTATGGACTTTGGTTATCCACAAAATCTCTCTCCTGAAATTTTGAAGCTTTATATCACTCAGGAAGGTGTACGCTCACCATTTTCATCCAAGGTAAAGGCATATCCTATGCATATGCGTGTGCAAGTGAAGCAGTgtttttctgtttctttttttttttgtttacttcaTATGTTTTCATTAGTAAGCCTCTTGTCTTTGCAGCCCAAGGACAAACCTGTGCCAAATGCAACGTTACAAGTTACCGGTGCTGTTGGTTGGAGGAGAGAGGGCCTTTCTTATAAAAAGAATGAGGTAAgaattgattttctttttttgactcTGTATGTCAGTTGCTAGGTTCTGCGAGAGTGCTGATATTATGCATTCTCACTGATGCAGGTGTTTCTGGATATTGTGGAAAGTGTAAACCTTCTGATGTCCTCTAAAGGTAAATAATTGCATTTTTGAAGGTTTATTTCTTCCTGATTCTCTTCTGTAtgactgtttttttttggcaactGTTAGGCAATGTTCTTCGGTGTGATGTAACGGGGAAAGTTTTGATGAAATGTTTCCTTTCGGGAATGCCCGATTTGAAGTTGGGGTTGAATGATAAGCTTGGTCTTGAGAAGGAATCTGAAATGAAATCTCGTCCAGCTAAGAGGTAAGTTTTGTTAAAGCAGTGACTCACACTAGCTACACCGATTTTTCTTTCTCCTCACCTGGCTCACTCTTGTTGTGCAGTGGTAAAACCATTGAGCTTGATGATGTCACATTTCACCAGTGTGTGAACCTGACAAGATTCAACTCCGAGAAGACCGTTAGCTTTGTACCACCGGATGGTGAATTTGAACTTATGAAGTAAGTACTGGAATGTTCACTATCGCATATTGTTCTAAACTTCTGTCATTAACTTAACGATGTCTCAGGTATCGAATAACAGAGGGTGTGAACCTGCCTTTCCGCGTATtaccaacaatcaaagaactTGGTCGTACACGCATGGAAGTAAATGTCAAGGTAAGTAGCTTTACTTCAAAAACATTAAGAAGACAAACGCAGCTTGATATTTGCTTTCTTACAATCTTCTCTTGTGTTTTGTATTTTCAGGTCAAAAGTGTGTTCGGCGCTAAAATGTTTGCCCTCGGAGTCGTAGTTAAAATTCCAGTGCCAAAACAAACAGCAAAGACTAACTTCCAAGTGACAACTGGTCGCGCTAAGTACAATCCATCAATCGATTGCTTGGTTTGGAAGTGAGCTTTCTATACACTCCTAAGAACCATCCTTTAACTCGATTGGTTGGTGTTTTATCAATAGTTTGCCTTCTCTCTTCACTATTCAGGATAAGAAAATTTCCAGGACAAACTGAATCGACACTAAGTGCAGAGATTGAGTTGATCTCAACAATGGGAGAAAAGAAATCTTGGACAAGGCCACCAATCCAAATGGAGTTTCAGgtcaatcttcttcttctcttgttgGCACTGTTAAATAGAACCAGATTGCTTAAGGTGTTTGTCAGTTAACCGTCTCAGCTTCGTTTTAATTTCAGGTGCCAATGTTCACAGCATCTGGTTTGCGAGTTCGTTTCCTCAAGGTACGCTTTAATTTCTATGCCTTTTGAAGACCAAAAATGTCATGTTATTTGTATTTGCTTCTGGTCTGAATAATGATCACTGTAATGGTTAGCTCTTAAAACTTCACTCTTTCCGTGTATTTGACCAGTAACTCTGGATTGTTTTGTAGGTGTGGGAGAAGAGCGGTTACAACACGGTTGAGTGGGTTAGATACATAACCAAAGCGGGATCGTATGAGATCAGATGCTGAACTTAAGATCACAGTTCAGGTTCAGTGACATCAGTCTTAAGGCTCATGGCTTCTAGCTTTTGTTCCTTATGcagaacaagaaacaaaaagttgaatatattttatatttcgtttacgtttgtctttttttttccgttAAGAGATATTCTTGTGTTAATATGATTTCTTATGTCTTGGTATTggatttgttttcatttatttgtttGTGGGTTATCTTCGAGTTATAGTTTTGATTAATTTGGTGTCATCGAACGTTAGTCTTTGCGAAACAgttggttttttatttttatcattattttaGACAGCGATAGATGGGCGTTTTACGTGCTTTTTTAACCATATAAGAGTATATttaattatcataaaaattGTTAACCAATTTTCAAACAATTCACTCTAAAATAATTCTATTATAAAGTTGAATTTGTTCCAATGATtcactatataataaaattattctataatagagtgaaatataaaaaaaaaatttgtgtttcaatggagatgctctaagtagTATATCAAACTCGTATAAAATGTTCTTGgcgtttttcttatttatacagttttatataaattttaaattcgtAATATAAAGGCTAACCGGTTTCTTCTCAACACGCAGTGCGAGTAAAAAGACAAGGTACTTTAGAGTACCTCAAATCTTAAAGAAGGCTTCTTggtcatcatcatcgtcatcatcaacTGCTGTCGGCTCTAATCGAACTCTGGCCTCGTGATAACACTCACAAGAAGCTCAGACCACGAGACAATAGAGACGACCGCAGCTGCACTCTAACTATTATCAAATTTATAGTCTCGTAGCTGTTGTCGACATTTGTTTCGATTTACACATTTATTTGTGTTACAActtataatcattttaaaaataagaggTAACGATTGATACTAATTATTAAATTAGGTAATTCAAATCTCCGACAAGAGCCATTTTCTattcaaataaataattaatgtcACTTTTCTATAGCTATTATGTTTACAACATAATGGATTTGACTACTTATACTATAACCAAGGACGGATCAAAACACATGCGGTTGAAACATTTGTCTTGGTCTCTATTAGATGTTTTGATAGCTCAATCACAAGGAAGATGATGACGAGAAGAGCTCGATTGAATTTGTAAAAAGAATGATATTATTGATCTTGTTAATTTGTTACACTCTACAATCAAGCTTATATATAGCTGGTTTAAGCTAAAGGAAACTAAACCAACTACACGGATTACACTTAACCAGTATACATATATAACTCTAATACCCTCCCCTCAAGATGGAACAAAGAGATGATGAATTCCCATCTTGAGTAGTAAGTGTTTGAACACAGCAGGTTGGACAGCCTTCGTGAGGATGTCAGCCAATTGGTGTTCTGACTTCACGTGCATAGTCTTGAGGAAACCACTCTGTAGTTTCTCCCGAACCACATGACAGTCAATCTCAATATGCTTTGTCCTCTCGTGGTAGACAGGGTTGGAAGCAATGTGGAGCGCAGACTGGTTATCACAGAATAGCTTTGCTGGACCTGCATGGGGACAATGAAGATCACGGAGTAGAGAATCTATCCAGATAAGTTCACACGTCGTGTCTGCCATAGATCTATACTCTGCCTCCGAGCTGCTACGTGAAACTGTCTGTTGTTTCTTTGCTCTCCAAGATATCAGAGAGTCACCTAAGAAGACACAATAGCCTGTAGTTGACCTTCTTGAGTCTATGCAAGCaccccaatcagcatcacaaaaCGCAGTCAGTGAAACTTTGGACAAAGCAGAGTAAAATAAACCTTGTGTAGGATCATTTTTCAAGTAGCGTAAGACGCGTTGTGCTGCTTTCAAATGATCAGTGCGAGGTGCGGACATAAACTGACTGAGTTTATGTACGACATATGTGATATCTGGTCGAGTGTGAGTGAGATAAAGAAGCTTGCCAACAATCTTCCTGTATCTGAGAGAAGATCACCAGACGTTGGAGAATCAGAAAGTTTCAGGTTCGGTTCCATGGGAACTGCAAGGTTTGCAGCCAAGGTAACCAGCGTCTTGGAGTAACTCTAGATTATACTTCCGCTGGTTAATAGAGATCCCAGTCTCATTGCGGGCGAtctcaaaacccaaaaaatacttAGCAGGGCCAAGATCACGAAGCTTGAATGCACTCTGCAAAGCCTTCTTGAATGATTCAATCACAAAATTGTCATTGCCGACAATCAAGATATCATCTACATAGATGAGTGCTGCTACAAACGTTGAACCAGAGCTTCGAACAAAGAGAGAGTGATCTGAAGGAGCTTGCTTGAATCCTTCAGAAGTAATGACCTGTGAGAGCTTCTGGTTCCACTGTCTAGAAGCCTGTTTGAGACCGTAGAGCGACTTATGAAGACGACAAACTGAGTTGGGGGATAGGAGCGACCAGTCAACTCAGTGTATCCTTGAGGAATGGTCATATATATTTCCTCATCTAAGTCACCATTGAGAAAAGCATTACTCACATCAAGTTGAGATGTAGTCCACTTCTTAGCAGCAACCAAAGCTAGTAAGAGACGCATAGTACCCAGCTTTGCAACAGGCGAGAAGGTATCCAAGTAATATAAGCCTTCTAACTGAGTATACCCCTTTGCAACGAGGCGAGACTTCGGACGTTCCACCGTACCATCAGGATTGAACTTGTAGGTATTGATCCACTTACAACCAACAGGGTGTTTACCGGAAGGCAGTTCACAGATGGACCAAGTTCCAGTCTCCTCTAGAGAGTTCATTTCAGATTTCATGGACGACTTAAACTCATCACGAAGGATAGCCTCTTTAAAAGTTTTAGGAGCAGTGATAGTAGTGATGTTAATGAGAAAATTACGATGTTCAGCATTAATATGATCATATGAAAGAAATGCAGATATGGGATATGAAGTAGTGTGTAGTATGATCAGGAAATTCAGTTTTGTTCAACAGATAGCAATGATATTGATCAAGATAAGCAGGGGTTTTGATTTGACGTTTAGATCTAGAGCAAGGAATAGGAACAAGATGATCAGTAGATGAAGAAGACACATGAACAAAATCTGATTCATTGAATGAAGTTAAATCGGGTGAAGCATGTTGTCCTAAATCAAAAAATGCAGGAAATGGAGAATCAGGAACAGGCATAGGCAAAACGTGTTGACCAAAAATTTCATCATTCAAATCTTTATCAAGACGCTCAGAAAAAGGAAAGCATGTCTCATGAAAGATTACATTTCGTGAAATCGAAATGGTATTTGTATCAAGATTAAGTACTTTATATCCTTTATATCCCTGAGGATAACCAAGAAAGGCGCATGGAGAAGCACGAGGAGAAAACTTGTTTCGATCTTTCAAAAGAGTCGAAGTAAAGCACAAACAACCAAAaacttttaaatgtttataactTGGTCGTTTAGCAGTAAGAAGTTCAAAAggagttttgttttgtaaaagaGGAGTGGGAGTACGATTGATGAGGTAAACAGCAGTTTGAATGCAATCACCCCAATACTCAATAAGCACATTTGATTGAAAAAGAAGAGATCTAGCAACATTTAAAATGTGCTGATGCTTTCTCTCTACAACAGAATTCTGTTGAGGAGTATAAGCACAAGAAAAATAGTGAACAATTCCTTTTGACAGAAGTAATGATGTAAAAGAGAGCTCAGGAGCATTATCAGTTCGAATGGATTTAACAGAAGCATTATACTATGTTTCAATATGAGTAAGAAAATCCAGAAAGATTGTAGTTActgaacttttatttttaagaagGTAAATCCAAGTAGCTCTAGTGCAATCATCCACAAttgtcaaaaaatatttataaccaTCAACAGTTTGTACATGAAATGGACCCCAAATATCAAGATGAAGCAAATCAAATGGAGAAGAAGACATATTATTcgaagaagaaaaagacaagCGTTTCTGTTTTGCAAGGGGACAAATTTTACACAAATGATCATGAACTATATTGTCTTTGGAAATGTCTAAATTTTTGGAAAGAATATGAATCTTCTGTGGAGATGGATGTCCTAATCTTTGATGCCAAACTTCAGAGGAAACGTGAAAGGTATGATGCACTTGAGCAATAGAAGGTGAATCAGGAGCATGAGAGTCCATGATATAGAGATTATTGTGGAGGTTACCCTTCCCAATCACGTAATCCGGAATATGCTCCTGAAGAAAATAAATTGGATTATAAGGAAGTATATAACAAGACTGAGATGAAAACAAAACCGATATTGTAGTGTTTTTTGTTAAAGCACTAATGCTCAAAAGGTTAAATTTGAAATGCGGAATGCAAAGCACGTTTGTAAGTGTTAAATGTGGCGAAATCACAATAGTACCAGAGATAGTCACATGAATACGCGATCCATCAGGCAAAACAACATTTGTATCAGATATCACAGAAGTAGTAGAGAAAACAGTCAAGTCAGAGTAAACATGACAACTAGCACCAGTATCTATCACCCAAGAATAAGACTTGAAAGTAAGGCTGTTTTTAATTCCCGCAGAAATAAAATGTGTATGCGTGAAAGGTTTACCTGAAGAAAATGCATCATCAGTGATCAAAGGAACTATGTGAGGTTGAGGTTTAAAAGTCGAGACTGATCCATCAGAGAGTTTAAGTACACTACCCACAATCTGAGAGTTGTTGTTCTCCGAAC comes from Brassica rapa cultivar Chiifu-401-42 chromosome A02, CAAS_Brap_v3.01, whole genome shotgun sequence and encodes:
- the LOC103853729 gene encoding pectinesterase inhibitor 12, which translates into the protein MKFFVSVVMFFLLLNCFAAAQTLIRDSCKTAAAKDPNLKYDFCVQSLEQDPQSKTATSLSGLVLASTNNAASKIINVKGIVEIILKSKKYQPGTEPALRTCVELYDDANDSLKESLMNVKSDDYRSANVHLSAALDEPNTCEDGFKEKHAKSPVTNENNILFQKILIPLAFTNML
- the LOC103853730 gene encoding AP-2 complex subunit mu gives rise to the protein MPVAASAIYFLNLRGDVLINRTYRDDVGGNMVDAFRTHIMQTKELGNCPVRQIGGCSFVYMRISNVYIVIVVSSNANVACGFKFVVEAVALFKSYFGGAFDEDAIKNNFVLIYELLDEIMDFGYPQNLSPEILKLYITQEGVRSPFSSKPKDKPVPNATLQVTGAVGWRREGLSYKKNEVFLDIVESVNLLMSSKGNVLRCDVTGKVLMKCFLSGMPDLKLGLNDKLGLEKESEMKSRPAKSGKTIELDDVTFHQCVNLTRFNSEKTVSFVPPDGEFELMKYRITEGVNLPFRVLPTIKELGRTRMEVNVKVKSVFGAKMFALGVVVKIPVPKQTAKTNFQVTTGRAKYNPSIDCLVWKIRKFPGQTESTLSAEIELISTMGEKKSWTRPPIQMEFQVPMFTASGLRVRFLKVWEKSGYNTVEWVRYITKAGSYEIRC